From Rhodococcus sp. B7740:
GCGAGGGGATCCTCGCGGTGGCTGTCCACACCGCATTGGCTGACGATGATCTGGGGCCGGAACGCCGCGATCGCGCCCGGCACGATCGCGTGGAACGCGCGCAACCACAACCTGTCCGCGGTCCCGGGCAGCAACGGGACATTGATCGAGCTTCCCTCACCGCGCTCGGTTCCCACCTCGGTGGACCATCCGGTGTTCGGCCACAGCGTCGCCGGATGTTGATGCAACGAGACCGTGAGCACTCTCGGGTCACCGAGGAAAGCCGCTTGAACGCCGTCCCCATGGTGAGCGTCGACATCGATGTAGGCGATTCGGTCGAACCCGTTGTCCAGCAACCACGAGATGGCGATGGCGGCGTCGTTGTAGACGCAGAAGCCCGATGCCCAGTCGGCCATCGCGTGGTGCATACCGCCACCGATGCTCACCGCGCGTCGAGCGCGACCCGACGCGATCTCGCGGGCGGCGGCCAGCGAGCCGCCGGCGAGCATGGCGCTCGCCTCGTGCATCTGCGGAAACACCGGATTGTCGTCGGAACCGAGTCCGTGGACGACGTCGTCGGGATCGCGCAGGGCCGGGCCCTGAGACGGTGCCTGTTTGACGGCCTCGATGTACGCGCTGGTGTGAAACCGGAGCAACTCCGAATCCGGTGCTGCGGCGGGCTCGACCAATTCGACACCCTCGAGCAGGCCGATGTCGGTGGCG
This genomic window contains:
- a CDS encoding acetoin utilization protein AcuC, whose translation is MSDQATRAAASIPNRPEDIVVWSADYLGYRWSDDHPMNPTRLDLTMALATDIGLLEGVELVEPAAAPDSELLRFHTSAYIEAVKQAPSQGPALRDPDDVVHGLGSDDNPVFPQMHEASAMLAGGSLAAAREIASGRARRAVSIGGGMHHAMADWASGFCVYNDAAIAISWLLDNGFDRIAYIDVDAHHGDGVQAAFLGDPRVLTVSLHQHPATLWPNTGWSTEVGTERGEGSSINVPLLPGTADRLWLRAFHAIVPGAIAAFRPQIIVSQCGVDSHREDPLADLALTVDGQNAAFLAMRDLADKHSEGRWLAVGGGGYGLVRVVPRSWTYLIAAALGRDIDPMSALPDTWRERVRTMAPSVDLPQTMGDGGDVDYPAWDGPGGSLAGADGTDRALERVDSAIIATRRAVFPLLGLDPEDPRD